A region of Pasteurellaceae bacterium Orientalotternb1 DNA encodes the following proteins:
- a CDS encoding class II fructose-bisphosphate aldolase, giving the protein MAKLLDIVKPGVVTGDDVQKVFAFAKEHNFAIPAVNCVGTDSVNAVLETAARVKAPVIVQFSNGGAQFYAGKGLKPASGARTDVLGAVAGAKHVHELAKEYGVPVILHTDHAAKNLLPWIDGMLDAGEKHFAETGKPLFSSHMIDLSEEPIAENMEICKKYLERMSKMGMTLEIEIGITGGEEDGVDNSDVDESRLYTQPSEVLFVYDSLNPVSNRFTIAAAFGNVHGVYKPGNVKLKPSILGDSQKFVSAERNLPHNALDFVFHGGSGSSREEIREAISYGAIKMNIDTDTQWASWDGILQFYKANHEYLQGQLGNPTGEDAPNKKYYDPRVWLRKMEESMSKRLEQSFEDLNCVNVL; this is encoded by the coding sequence AAGAACACAACTTTGCAATCCCAGCGGTAAACTGCGTGGGTACAGACTCGGTAAATGCGGTATTAGAAACGGCGGCTCGTGTGAAAGCTCCTGTGATCGTGCAATTCTCAAATGGTGGTGCACAATTCTACGCTGGTAAAGGGCTAAAACCTGCAAGTGGTGCTCGCACTGACGTGTTAGGGGCAGTAGCGGGTGCGAAACACGTTCACGAATTAGCGAAAGAGTACGGCGTGCCAGTCATTCTTCACACCGACCACGCAGCGAAAAACTTACTACCTTGGATCGACGGTATGTTAGACGCTGGCGAAAAACACTTCGCAGAAACAGGCAAACCACTATTCTCTTCACATATGATCGACCTTTCTGAAGAGCCGATCGCAGAAAATATGGAAATCTGCAAAAAATACCTTGAGCGTATGAGCAAAATGGGAATGACCCTTGAGATCGAAATTGGAATTACAGGTGGCGAAGAAGATGGCGTGGACAACAGCGATGTTGATGAATCACGTTTATACACCCAACCGTCTGAAGTGTTATTCGTTTACGATTCCTTAAACCCAGTGAGCAACCGTTTCACCATTGCTGCCGCATTTGGTAACGTTCACGGCGTGTACAAACCAGGTAACGTGAAATTAAAACCGTCAATTTTAGGTGATTCACAAAAATTTGTTTCGGCAGAGCGTAATCTTCCACACAACGCATTAGATTTCGTCTTCCACGGTGGTTCAGGCTCAAGCCGTGAAGAAATCCGTGAAGCGATCAGCTACGGTGCGATCAAAATGAACATCGACACCGACACCCAATGGGCATCTTGGGACGGTATTTTGCAATTCTACAAAGCAAACCACGAATACCTCCAAGGTCAATTAGGCAACCCAACGGGTGAAGACGCACCAAACAAAAAATACTACGATCCACGTGTGTGGTTACGTAAAATGGAAGAGTCAATGTCTAAACGCTTAGAGCAATCTTTCGAAGACTTGAACTGCGTAAATGTGCTCTAA
- a CDS encoding peptide ABC transporter ATP-binding protein gives MLLLDVQNISKRFTDRVGLLRKQEFYAVKNVSFQLEQKQTLAIIGANGAGKSTLAKMLVGVTEPTSGKMFFKNQELNFGDYAFRAKKIRMVFQDPNDAFDPNYNIGQILDSPLKLATTLSEENRNERIFKTLKLVGMYPEHALIPISEASSSQKHRVALARALILNPEIVIFDDSLSALDFSLQSQLTNLMLHLQERLGLSYIYVGQNLGLIKHIADKLMVMDQGEVVEYGTTKDLLLNPQNPITVRLIESHFGKRLTEEAWAS, from the coding sequence ATGTTACTTCTGGATGTACAAAATATCAGCAAACGTTTTACCGACCGAGTTGGCTTGCTTCGCAAGCAGGAGTTTTATGCGGTGAAAAATGTGTCGTTTCAGCTTGAACAAAAGCAAACGCTTGCGATTATCGGGGCGAATGGGGCGGGCAAATCGACCTTAGCCAAAATGTTGGTGGGCGTTACAGAACCAACTTCAGGCAAAATGTTTTTTAAAAATCAAGAGCTTAACTTCGGTGATTACGCCTTCCGAGCCAAGAAAATCCGTATGGTGTTTCAAGATCCGAATGACGCTTTTGATCCAAACTACAATATCGGGCAAATTTTGGATTCGCCACTCAAACTCGCTACCACACTTTCCGAAGAAAACCGCAACGAACGAATTTTCAAAACGCTCAAACTCGTTGGTATGTATCCTGAACACGCCCTTATTCCTATTAGCGAAGCCTCAAGCAGCCAAAAACATCGAGTGGCATTGGCTCGGGCTTTGATTTTAAATCCTGAAATCGTGATTTTTGACGACAGCCTGAGTGCTTTGGACTTCTCGCTGCAAAGCCAGTTGACTAATTTAATGCTCCATTTGCAAGAACGCCTTGGGCTTTCGTATATTTACGTTGGACAGAATTTAGGCTTGATTAAACATATCGCTGATAAGTTAATGGTGATGGATCAAGGCGAAGTCGTTGAATATGGTACGACCAAAGATCTACTGCTCAACCCACAAAACCCCATCACTGTCCGCCTTATCGAAAGCCATTTCGGCAAACGCCTAACGGAAGAGGCTTGGGCAAGTTAG
- a CDS encoding GDP-L-fucose synthase, producing MKSIAIIGLGWLGMPLAERLLEKGWHVKGSKRQAAHHPKIEIYPFDLSDFSSENLQPLLNVDAVVINIPPNKTSTENYLDGTKRLVQQAISQQVKQLIFISTTGVLPLQAGTFDESFATVRSTPTALLEQWLQQQPIACDILRLGGLVGKNRHPVHSLAGKQNLSGAGQPVNLVHQHDCVRAIELLLATSNGQRLFHLVAPQHPTRQDYYGAMAKKFGLPDLQFSPENQPLVRIISGENICRELGFEYLYPDPFSF from the coding sequence ATGAAATCTATCGCAATTATCGGACTTGGCTGGCTGGGGATGCCGTTGGCGGAGCGGTTGCTTGAAAAGGGCTGGCACGTGAAAGGCAGCAAACGCCAAGCAGCTCACCACCCTAAAATTGAAATTTATCCCTTTGATTTATCTGACTTTTCTTCCGAAAATTTACAGCCGTTGCTGAATGTAGATGCCGTAGTAATCAATATTCCGCCGAATAAAACTTCAACAGAAAATTATTTAGATGGGACCAAGCGGTTGGTTCAACAGGCGATTTCACAACAGGTGAAACAGCTCATTTTTATTAGCACCACAGGCGTTTTGCCGTTACAAGCGGGGACTTTTGACGAAAGTTTTGCAACGGTTCGCAGCACCCCAACGGCACTACTGGAACAGTGGCTGCAACAACAGCCGATCGCCTGCGATATTTTGCGGCTCGGCGGATTGGTTGGCAAAAATCGCCACCCCGTTCACTCTTTGGCGGGTAAACAGAATCTCAGCGGAGCAGGTCAGCCCGTGAATTTGGTACATCAACACGATTGCGTTCGAGCGATTGAATTGCTGCTCGCCACATCAAATGGGCAACGGCTGTTCCATTTAGTCGCCCCACAACACCCCACTCGGCAGGACTATTATGGTGCGATGGCGAAAAAATTCGGCTTGCCCGATTTGCAATTTTCCCCCGAAAACCAACCGCTTGTGCGGATTATTTCAGGGGAAAACATTTGTCGAGAGCTAGGGTTTGAGTACCTTTACCCAGATCCGTTCTCATTTTGA